A window of Raineyella sp. W15-4 contains these coding sequences:
- the mce gene encoding methylmalonyl-CoA epimerase: MSESSVVSDNQDIFLCVDHVGYAVPDMDEAIKLHTEVFGWHVVFRGKNEEQGVEEVMLATNGHDFTDRDAEIQLLAPLSEDSTIGKWLAKNGGRGGIQQVAYRVADVEKAAEILTSRGVRMLYDGPRHGTYGSRINFCHPKSTGGVLLELVERPADPEGFLPIA, from the coding sequence ATGAGCGAGTCATCTGTTGTATCCGACAACCAGGACATCTTCCTGTGCGTCGACCATGTCGGCTACGCGGTCCCCGACATGGACGAGGCGATCAAGCTGCACACCGAGGTCTTCGGCTGGCACGTGGTCTTCCGCGGCAAGAACGAGGAGCAGGGTGTCGAAGAGGTCATGCTGGCCACCAACGGCCATGACTTCACCGACCGTGATGCCGAGATCCAGCTGCTGGCCCCGCTGAGCGAGGACTCCACGATCGGCAAGTGGCTGGCCAAGAACGGTGGCCGTGGCGGCATCCAGCAGGTCGCCTACCGCGTCGCCGATGTGGAGAAGGCCGCCGAGATCCTCACCTCCCGCGGGGTCCGGATGCTCTACGACGGCCCACGGCACGGCACGTACGGCTCCCGGATCAACTTCTGCCACCCGAAGAGCACCGGGGGCGTGCTGCTGGAACTCGTCGAGCGCCCGGCGGATCCCGAGGGCTTCCTGCCCATCGCCTGA
- the nucS gene encoding endonuclease NucS: MRLVIARCQVDYSGALTAHLPMANRLIMIKADGSVSVHADDRAYKPLNWMSAPCTMTVRPAEEDEAAVTDELDAEITEVWTVRGTGKEPSRLQIAIAEILHDTEHELGVDPGLQKDGVEAHLQELLAENPETFGPGWSLVRREYPTAIGPVDLLCKDADGAYVAVEVKRRGEIDGVEQLTRYLELMRRDPRLGQVAGVFAAQQIKPQARVLAEDRGISCVTVDYDALRGMDHSEDRLF, from the coding sequence GTGCGTTTGGTGATTGCTCGCTGTCAGGTCGACTATTCGGGGGCGTTGACCGCCCATCTGCCGATGGCGAATCGGCTGATCATGATCAAGGCGGACGGCTCGGTGTCGGTGCATGCCGACGACCGGGCGTACAAGCCGCTGAACTGGATGAGTGCCCCCTGCACGATGACCGTCCGGCCGGCGGAGGAGGACGAGGCCGCGGTCACCGACGAGCTGGACGCCGAGATCACCGAGGTGTGGACCGTCCGGGGGACCGGCAAGGAGCCGTCCCGGCTGCAGATCGCCATCGCCGAGATCCTCCATGACACCGAGCACGAGCTGGGCGTCGATCCGGGCCTGCAGAAGGACGGCGTCGAGGCCCACCTCCAGGAGCTGCTGGCGGAGAACCCCGAGACCTTCGGGCCGGGCTGGTCGCTGGTCCGCCGAGAGTACCCCACCGCGATCGGGCCGGTCGACCTGCTGTGCAAGGACGCCGACGGGGCGTACGTCGCCGTCGAGGTCAAGCGGCGCGGCGAGATCGACGGGGTGGAGCAGCTCACCCGTTACCTGGAGCTGATGCGTCGTGATCCTCGGCTCGGTCAGGTCGCGGGCGTGTTCGCCGCCCAGCAGATCAAGCCGCAGGCCCGCGTCCTGGCCGAGGACCGCGGGATCAGCTGTGTCACGGTCGACTACGACGCGTTGCGCGGGATGGACCACTCCGAGGACCGGTTGTTCTGA
- a CDS encoding DUF2550 domain-containing protein, whose amino-acid sequence MFLAILKFCLVALVVLAIPVLLLLVRRIWLVRAVGAFDCSMILESATPGTRWVSGVCRFKGEELWWYPDFGLSFAPRLRFPRDRTIALPSRALDGTEPSPEFADYRVVPLSRKIGGGTAVWDLAMAPPAVMAVLSWLEAAPPGMGHRRPQLPPPEVTSSP is encoded by the coding sequence ATGTTCCTGGCCATCCTCAAGTTCTGCCTCGTGGCGCTTGTCGTACTGGCCATCCCCGTCCTGCTCCTGCTTGTCCGCCGGATCTGGTTGGTCCGAGCGGTCGGCGCGTTCGACTGCAGCATGATTCTGGAATCTGCGACTCCGGGCACCCGCTGGGTGTCCGGAGTCTGTCGTTTCAAGGGCGAGGAGCTGTGGTGGTACCCCGATTTCGGCCTGTCCTTCGCCCCCCGGCTGCGGTTCCCCCGGGATCGTACGATCGCCCTGCCCAGCCGCGCCCTCGACGGCACCGAACCGTCCCCGGAGTTCGCCGACTACCGGGTCGTCCCGCTGAGCCGCAAGATCGGCGGCGGGACGGCCGTCTGGGACCTGGCGATGGCACCGCCGGCGGTGATGGCGGTGCTGAGCTGGCTGGAGGCGGCGCCGCCGGGGATGGGGCACCGCCGGCCACAGCTGCCACCCCCCGAGGTGACCTCCAGCCCCTAG
- a CDS encoding DivIVA domain-containing protein: protein MPADNEGLDLFDETASAVGSFPTAAWGGYNKASVDEYLRSLEAQIADLKRLQRDLRRTVDQQRSELDKPVQMDFSNLGTHATQMLSTAEAQAREITDRANSQAEQILAESRQHAADIRNHAERDAEDLRTTTLAESRALRDRWEAESQQILATTRADADALVGTARQHSTDVTGQADAQAELVRSGAEVEAKAILAEAQRLAQETRDAAEASARATMEAAEERARTTLTQAEETARTTTAAAEEQARTTLAAASERADTILAEARAEATTLRDEARAESALLQNSARTEASRLRDEVTEEVRATRTELAEEREKTLTALIQEKERVQEQTSRMLADATTRHEALIASIAEETERAQRLRTAAMAEAEQTKVLAAREGQQLVNQAHKEAEAANQTVADRWAERQSRLRRETDMLTQRKHAILAQLSNLSALAGTTAEDFPDMEFGALDELGRDPVIELPVEADEPEVADEATIVLDRAEAERLAGENPAPARPAEDDAPTQVRPLPPTEPASPASGASAGHGNTTR, encoded by the coding sequence GTGCCAGCGGACAACGAGGGACTCGACCTCTTCGACGAGACTGCCAGCGCGGTGGGGAGCTTCCCCACCGCCGCCTGGGGCGGTTACAACAAGGCGTCGGTGGACGAGTACCTCCGCTCCCTGGAGGCGCAGATCGCGGATCTCAAGCGACTCCAGCGGGACCTGCGCCGGACGGTGGACCAGCAACGCTCCGAGCTGGACAAGCCGGTCCAGATGGACTTCAGCAACCTCGGCACGCACGCCACCCAGATGCTCTCGACCGCCGAGGCCCAGGCCCGCGAGATCACCGACCGGGCGAACTCCCAGGCCGAGCAGATCCTCGCCGAGAGCCGCCAGCACGCGGCCGACATCCGCAACCACGCCGAGCGGGACGCCGAGGACCTGCGGACCACCACACTGGCGGAGTCCCGGGCGCTGCGCGACCGGTGGGAGGCCGAGAGCCAGCAGATCCTGGCCACCACCCGCGCCGACGCCGACGCCCTGGTCGGCACCGCCCGACAGCACTCCACCGATGTCACCGGTCAGGCCGACGCGCAGGCGGAGCTGGTGCGCTCCGGGGCGGAGGTGGAGGCGAAGGCGATCCTGGCCGAGGCCCAGCGGCTCGCCCAGGAGACCCGCGACGCCGCGGAGGCCTCCGCCCGGGCGACCATGGAGGCGGCCGAGGAACGCGCCCGGACGACCCTGACACAGGCCGAGGAAACCGCCCGGACCACCACCGCGGCAGCCGAGGAGCAGGCACGGACCACGCTCGCCGCGGCGAGCGAGCGGGCCGACACGATCCTGGCCGAGGCCCGGGCCGAGGCGACCACGTTGCGCGACGAGGCCCGGGCCGAGTCGGCGCTGCTGCAGAATTCCGCGCGGACCGAGGCCAGCCGGCTCCGCGACGAGGTGACCGAGGAGGTCCGGGCCACCCGCACCGAGCTCGCCGAGGAACGGGAGAAGACACTCACCGCGCTGATCCAGGAGAAGGAGCGGGTGCAGGAGCAGACATCGCGGATGCTCGCCGACGCGACGACCCGCCACGAGGCCCTGATTGCCTCGATCGCCGAGGAGACCGAGCGGGCCCAGCGACTGCGCACCGCTGCGATGGCCGAGGCCGAGCAGACCAAGGTGCTGGCGGCCCGGGAGGGCCAGCAGCTGGTCAACCAGGCCCACAAGGAGGCGGAGGCCGCCAACCAGACCGTCGCCGACCGGTGGGCCGAGCGGCAGAGCCGGCTGCGCCGGGAGACCGACATGCTCACCCAACGCAAGCACGCGATCCTGGCCCAGCTGTCGAACCTGTCCGCGCTGGCCGGCACCACCGCCGAGGACTTCCCCGACATGGAGTTCGGCGCCCTCGACGAGTTGGGCCGCGACCCGGTGATCGAGCTTCCGGTGGAGGCCGACGAGCCGGAGGTGGCCGACGAGGCGACGATCGTCCTGGACCGGGCCGAGGCGGAGCGGCTGGCCGGCGAGAACCCGGCGCCGGCCCGGCCGGCCGAGGACGACGCCCCCACCCAGGTCCGTCCGCTCCCGCCCACCGAGCCGGCCTCGCCCGCCTCGGGAGCATCGGCGGGGCACGGGAACACCACCCGCTGA
- a CDS encoding PH domain-containing protein has translation MSRGRFLDHVLDPYIDDHLIADEGEVVIDEVMHHWVVMVKPVLIVLLGVVIILVMPFVGELWWFVLAVGLVPVTYGLYRIQVEFMDRFVITNMRVFRVHGVFNQQLATVPMSRILDISVHKPLLGRVLGYGHFTFESAAQDQGLRDIRYVGRPDERDLTIQRVIQRSGLRKDFKVAIVDEDDGT, from the coding sequence ATGAGCCGCGGGCGGTTCCTGGACCACGTGCTCGATCCGTACATCGACGATCACCTGATCGCGGACGAGGGTGAGGTCGTCATCGACGAGGTGATGCACCACTGGGTGGTGATGGTGAAACCGGTGCTGATCGTCCTGCTGGGCGTGGTGATCATCCTGGTGATGCCCTTCGTGGGCGAGCTGTGGTGGTTCGTCCTCGCCGTCGGGCTGGTCCCGGTGACGTACGGGCTCTATCGCATCCAGGTCGAGTTCATGGACCGCTTCGTGATCACGAACATGCGGGTGTTCCGGGTCCACGGGGTCTTCAACCAGCAGCTCGCCACCGTCCCGATGTCGCGGATCCTCGACATCAGCGTGCACAAGCCGCTGCTCGGCCGGGTGCTCGGGTACGGGCACTTCACCTTCGAGTCGGCGGCCCAGGACCAGGGGCTGCGCGACATCCGTTATGTCGGCCGCCCCGACGAGCGCGACCTGACCATCCAGCGGGTGATCCAGCGGTCCGGCCTGCGCAAGGATTTCAAGGTCGCGATCGTCGACGAGGACGACGGCACCTGA
- the meaB gene encoding methylmalonyl Co-A mutase-associated GTPase MeaB, which produces MARTQPTVPELIAGARQRKPRALGRLITLIENNSPTLRQAMELMAPDTGHCHIVGITGSPGVGKSTSTSALVTELRARGQRVGVLAVDPSSPFSGGAVLGDRIRMQKHSLDPDVYIRSMATRGHLGGLSAAAPQALRVFDTAGFDTVIVETVGVGQSEVEITQTADTVLVLNAPGMGDGIQAAKAGILEIADIFVVNKADHDGTQALVRELRNMVALAHLGPDDWKPPIVRTVASQGEGIADLVDQIQAHRDHAQQTEAWQARRLDRARAEVEALALGNVRQRFLRQGRAHFDAIAADVRDGKTDPYAAADAILEDL; this is translated from the coding sequence GTGGCCCGTACCCAGCCCACCGTGCCCGAGCTCATCGCGGGGGCCCGCCAACGCAAGCCACGGGCGCTGGGCCGCCTGATCACGCTGATCGAGAACAACTCCCCGACGCTGCGACAGGCGATGGAGCTGATGGCCCCCGACACCGGTCACTGTCATATCGTCGGGATCACCGGCTCGCCCGGGGTCGGCAAGTCGACCAGCACCTCGGCCCTGGTGACGGAGCTGCGGGCCCGCGGCCAGCGGGTCGGGGTGCTTGCCGTCGACCCGTCCTCGCCGTTCTCCGGCGGGGCGGTGCTGGGGGACCGGATCCGGATGCAGAAGCACTCCCTCGACCCGGATGTCTACATCCGCTCGATGGCGACCCGGGGTCATCTGGGCGGGCTGTCCGCCGCAGCCCCCCAGGCGCTGCGGGTCTTCGACACCGCCGGCTTCGACACCGTGATCGTGGAGACCGTCGGGGTGGGGCAGTCGGAGGTGGAGATCACCCAGACCGCGGACACCGTGCTGGTGCTCAACGCCCCCGGGATGGGGGACGGGATCCAGGCGGCCAAGGCCGGCATCCTCGAGATCGCCGACATCTTCGTGGTCAACAAGGCGGACCATGACGGCACCCAGGCCCTGGTCCGGGAGCTGCGCAACATGGTGGCGTTGGCCCACCTCGGCCCCGACGACTGGAAGCCCCCGATCGTCCGGACGGTGGCCAGCCAGGGGGAGGGCATCGCCGACCTCGTGGACCAGATCCAGGCGCACCGGGACCATGCCCAGCAGACCGAGGCCTGGCAGGCACGTCGACTCGATCGGGCCCGCGCGGAGGTCGAGGCGTTGGCGCTCGGCAACGTACGCCAGCGGTTCCTCCGCCAGGGCCGGGCCCATTTCGATGCGATCGCGGCCGATGTCCGCGACGGGAAAACCGATCCGTACGCCGCGGCCGACGCGATCCTGGAGGATCTCTGA
- a CDS encoding alpha/beta fold hydrolase, which yields MSTVPALYSIGFGAEGPLVVFCHGLLGQGRNFAQIAKHMGLHGARTILLDMPNHGRSLWTEHFDYLQTADIVAEWLADSTEVEGEPVTLVGHSMGGKISMLVALRHPELVERLVVADMSPVTYTGHRQFQDIIAAVRAVDLDRLPDRQTASDIMRPLLPDHGIRQWVLQNLARNGRSWYWQPNITMLAAELDKVLGWPEGVEGSWDGPTLWIKAADSDYVLPAYAPTMRRYFPATLQVTIKDSGHWVHAEQRDVFTAAVERFVLRRPAAPVARR from the coding sequence ATGAGCACCGTCCCCGCCCTCTATTCCATCGGCTTCGGCGCGGAGGGCCCGCTCGTGGTCTTCTGCCACGGCCTGCTCGGCCAGGGGCGCAACTTCGCCCAGATCGCCAAGCACATGGGTCTGCACGGCGCCCGGACCATCCTGCTGGACATGCCCAACCACGGTCGGTCGCTGTGGACCGAGCACTTCGACTACCTGCAGACCGCGGACATCGTGGCCGAGTGGCTGGCCGATTCCACCGAGGTCGAGGGGGAACCGGTCACCCTGGTCGGGCACTCGATGGGCGGCAAGATCTCCATGCTGGTGGCGCTGCGCCACCCCGAGCTGGTCGAGCGGCTCGTCGTCGCCGACATGTCCCCGGTGACCTACACCGGCCATCGCCAGTTCCAGGACATCATCGCCGCGGTCCGGGCCGTCGACCTCGACCGGCTGCCCGACCGGCAGACCGCGTCCGACATCATGCGCCCGCTGCTGCCCGACCACGGGATCCGGCAGTGGGTGCTGCAGAACCTCGCCCGCAACGGTCGCTCGTGGTACTGGCAGCCGAACATCACCATGCTGGCGGCCGAGCTGGACAAGGTCCTCGGCTGGCCCGAGGGGGTGGAGGGCTCCTGGGACGGCCCCACCCTGTGGATCAAGGCCGCCGACAGCGACTACGTGCTGCCCGCCTACGCCCCGACCATGCGCCGCTACTTCCCGGCCACACTCCAGGTCACCATCAAGGACTCCGGACACTGGGTGCACGCTGAGCAGCGCGACGTGTTCACCGCCGCGGTGGAGCGGTTCGTGCTGCGCCGCCCGGCGGCCCCGGTCGCCCGGCGGTGA
- a CDS encoding YihY/virulence factor BrkB family protein — protein sequence MVHMPGAGPVGPGRRGGLPAHDPLPRTWGDLHGHLWWYAVRRSVDGVLRLQCVDLAAALTFYAVLALVPAFMVVVDLVSFVGMDERTVDLILYVLTAVAPAGVANALAGPLRGFADSGLPPVTLVVVVLFTVTTASLYLGALARMLNRVYEVMEGRRLLVLPPLQYLTTLALVVAAALAAVLLIAGPAAVGAVGVLLGIPGTLLRVWNALRWPALVVVSLFAAMTVYRTAPNVRHEGTRWLVPGAVVAVGLGAVASWVLTVYAARAYVRLDLNYGTLSGIIVLLMWLWVCNLALIIGGVLNAELARARRLAAGLPAEDDQLTPPIDTRRSSAFSARRRSLVLEGRRHRTAGRR from the coding sequence ATGGTGCACATGCCCGGCGCGGGGCCTGTCGGGCCCGGCCGCCGTGGCGGCCTGCCGGCCCATGACCCGCTGCCCCGGACCTGGGGCGATCTCCACGGCCACCTGTGGTGGTACGCCGTCCGCCGCTCGGTCGACGGCGTGCTGCGGCTGCAGTGCGTCGACCTGGCCGCCGCACTGACCTTCTACGCGGTGCTCGCCCTCGTCCCGGCGTTCATGGTGGTGGTCGATCTGGTCAGCTTCGTCGGCATGGACGAGCGGACCGTGGACCTCATCCTCTACGTGCTGACCGCGGTGGCGCCGGCCGGCGTCGCGAACGCCCTCGCCGGGCCACTGCGCGGTTTCGCCGACTCCGGGCTCCCGCCGGTCACCCTGGTCGTCGTGGTCCTCTTCACGGTGACGACGGCGAGCCTCTATCTGGGTGCGCTGGCCCGGATGCTCAACCGGGTCTACGAGGTGATGGAGGGCCGGCGCCTGCTGGTGCTGCCGCCGCTGCAGTACCTCACCACGCTGGCGCTGGTGGTGGCCGCGGCGCTGGCTGCCGTGCTGCTGATCGCCGGGCCGGCGGCGGTCGGAGCGGTCGGCGTCCTGCTGGGCATCCCCGGCACGCTGCTGCGGGTCTGGAACGCCCTGCGCTGGCCCGCGCTGGTCGTCGTCTCGCTGTTCGCCGCGATGACCGTCTACCGCACCGCCCCCAACGTCCGCCACGAGGGCACCCGCTGGCTGGTCCCGGGTGCGGTCGTCGCGGTCGGGCTGGGTGCCGTCGCGTCCTGGGTCCTCACGGTGTACGCGGCCCGGGCGTACGTCCGGCTCGACCTCAACTACGGCACACTGTCGGGGATCATCGTGCTGCTGATGTGGCTGTGGGTCTGCAACCTGGCGCTGATCATCGGCGGGGTGCTGAACGCCGAGCTGGCCCGGGCCCGGCGGCTGGCCGCGGGACTGCCGGCGGAGGACGACCAGTTGACCCCGCCGATCGACACCCGGCGGTCGTCCGCCTTCTCGGCCCGGCGGCGCAGTCTGGTGCTCGAGGGCCGGCGGCACCGGACGGCCGGCCGGCGCTGA
- the atpD gene encoding F0F1 ATP synthase subunit beta yields the protein MTAIAEQNAAVKPGATGRVVRVIGPVVDVEFPPDGMPEILNALTLEVDVMGTKRTMTLEVELHIGDNTVRAIALKPTDGIVRGQEVTDTGAPISVPVGDVTKGKVWNVTGDVLNVDPTSFEVTERWPIHRDPPPFDQLESKTEQLYTGIKVLDLLTPYVKGGKIGLFGGAGVGKTVLIQEMIFRIAHNFGGTSVFAGVGERTREGNDLIFEMDEAGVLKDTALVFGQMDEPPGTRLRIALSGLTMAEYFRDVQGQDVLLFIDNIFRFTQAGSEVSTLLGRMPSAVGYQPNLADEMGALQERITSTRGHSITSMQAIYVPADDYTDPAPATTFAHLDATTELSRAIASRGLYPAVDPLSSTSRILDPQYVGQTHYDVATRVKQILQRNKELQDIIAILGIDELSEEDKITVNRARRIQQFLSQNTYTGEKFTGVPGSTVEMPDIIESFRMICDGEVDHIPEQAFFNVGGMDDVYQAWDKMKKEG from the coding sequence ATGACTGCGATTGCTGAACAGAACGCCGCGGTGAAGCCCGGCGCCACCGGACGGGTCGTGCGTGTCATCGGACCTGTGGTGGACGTCGAGTTCCCGCCGGACGGCATGCCGGAGATCCTCAACGCGCTGACCCTCGAGGTCGACGTGATGGGCACCAAGCGGACGATGACGCTGGAGGTCGAGCTGCACATCGGTGACAACACCGTGCGCGCCATCGCCCTGAAGCCGACCGACGGCATCGTCCGTGGCCAGGAGGTCACCGACACCGGTGCCCCGATCTCGGTGCCGGTCGGCGACGTGACCAAGGGCAAGGTCTGGAACGTGACCGGCGACGTGCTCAACGTCGACCCGACCTCGTTCGAGGTGACCGAGCGCTGGCCGATCCACCGCGACCCGCCGCCGTTCGACCAGTTGGAGTCGAAGACCGAACAGCTCTACACCGGCATCAAGGTCCTCGACCTGCTCACCCCGTACGTCAAGGGCGGCAAGATCGGCCTGTTCGGCGGCGCCGGCGTGGGCAAGACCGTGCTGATCCAGGAGATGATCTTCCGGATCGCCCACAACTTCGGTGGCACCTCGGTGTTCGCCGGCGTCGGTGAGCGGACCCGTGAGGGCAACGACCTGATCTTCGAGATGGACGAGGCGGGTGTGCTCAAGGACACCGCGCTGGTCTTCGGCCAGATGGACGAGCCGCCGGGCACCCGGCTGCGGATCGCCCTGTCCGGTCTGACGATGGCGGAGTACTTCCGCGACGTCCAGGGCCAGGACGTGCTGCTCTTCATCGACAACATCTTCCGGTTCACCCAGGCCGGTTCCGAGGTGTCGACGCTGCTCGGCCGGATGCCCTCCGCGGTGGGCTACCAGCCGAACCTGGCCGACGAGATGGGCGCCCTGCAGGAGCGGATCACCTCGACCCGCGGCCACTCGATCACCTCGATGCAGGCCATCTACGTGCCGGCCGACGACTACACCGACCCGGCCCCGGCGACCACCTTCGCCCACCTGGACGCCACCACCGAGCTCAGCCGCGCCATCGCGTCGCGCGGTCTGTACCCGGCCGTGGACCCGCTGAGCTCGACCTCGCGCATCCTCGACCCGCAGTACGTGGGCCAGACGCACTACGACGTGGCCACCCGGGTGAAGCAGATCCTCCAGCGCAACAAGGAGCTGCAGGACATCATCGCCATCCTCGGCATCGACGAGCTGTCCGAAGAGGACAAGATCACCGTCAACCGGGCCCGGCGGATCCAGCAGTTCCTCTCGCAGAACACCTACACCGGCGAGAAGTTCACCGGTGTGCCCGGCTCGACGGTGGAGATGCCCGACATCATCGAGTCGTTCCGGATGATCTGTGACGGCGAGGTCGACCACATCCCCGAGCAGGCGTTCTTCAACGTCGGCGGGATGGACGACGTCTACCAGGCCTGGGACAAGATGAAGAAGGAAGGCTGA
- a CDS encoding cob(I)yrinic acid a,c-diamide adenosyltransferase, which yields MVNLNRIYTRTGDAGRTRLSDMSWADKTDPRVMAYGDVDETNAIIGVALATDGMPEPVAVVLRLVQNELFDVGADLSNPLAENPRYPPLRIEQASIDRLEAWCDEFTEQLPALASFILPGGVPAAAQLHQARTVARRAERSAWAAVAAYGTEPATDADQVGGVNLLAVTYLNRLSDLLFILTRVVNGESGDILWVPGGERLPEDQRALRRRARITEHANALDERPGEGR from the coding sequence ATGGTCAACCTCAACCGCATCTACACCCGCACCGGCGACGCCGGACGGACCCGGCTGTCCGACATGTCCTGGGCCGACAAGACGGACCCGCGGGTGATGGCCTATGGGGATGTCGACGAGACGAATGCGATCATCGGGGTGGCCCTGGCCACCGACGGCATGCCCGAGCCGGTCGCCGTGGTGCTCCGGCTGGTGCAGAACGAACTGTTCGATGTCGGGGCCGACCTGTCCAACCCGCTGGCCGAGAATCCGCGCTACCCCCCGCTGCGGATCGAGCAGGCCTCGATCGACCGGCTGGAGGCCTGGTGCGACGAGTTCACCGAGCAGCTGCCCGCCCTGGCGTCGTTCATCCTCCCGGGCGGTGTGCCGGCCGCGGCCCAGCTGCACCAGGCGCGGACCGTCGCCCGGCGTGCCGAGCGCAGTGCCTGGGCCGCGGTGGCGGCGTACGGCACCGAGCCGGCCACCGACGCGGACCAGGTCGGCGGGGTCAACCTGCTGGCCGTCACCTACCTCAACCGGCTGTCCGACCTGCTGTTCATCCTCACCCGGGTGGTCAACGGCGAGTCCGGTGACATCCTCTGGGTCCCCGGGGGCGAGCGTCTCCCCGAGGACCAGCGGGCGCTGCGCCGCCGGGCCAGGATCACCGAACACGCCAACGCGCTGGACGAACGTCCCGGAGAAGGCCGCTAG
- a CDS encoding peptidylprolyl isomerase — protein MLTRLSWRLGVVSAVTGLLTLSSGCAPSAAPAAGPSAGRPGAAASVTAPSSEPGQGGEHTVGCDYRRAGEPARPVDPPPATAPATGTTAVTLSFAVGDVTITVDRAQAPCTVNSFESLATQGFYTGTRCHRLADNGLFMLQCGDPTGTGGGGPGYTFADEVDPKADYPAGTVAMANAGPDTNGSQFFLVYQDSPLPAAYTVFGHLDDASTAVVGRIAAEGQDGSWGDGTGRPNNLAAITAVRLG, from the coding sequence ATGCTGACTCGGCTGTCCTGGAGGCTCGGGGTGGTCTCGGCGGTGACCGGGCTGCTCACCCTGTCGAGCGGCTGCGCCCCCTCGGCGGCGCCGGCCGCCGGCCCTTCGGCCGGACGCCCGGGTGCTGCCGCCTCGGTCACCGCGCCGAGCAGCGAGCCGGGTCAGGGCGGGGAGCACACCGTCGGCTGTGACTACCGCCGGGCCGGTGAGCCGGCCCGGCCGGTGGATCCCCCGCCGGCCACCGCACCGGCAACCGGTACGACGGCGGTGACCCTGTCGTTCGCCGTCGGCGACGTCACCATCACGGTGGACCGGGCCCAGGCGCCGTGCACGGTGAACAGCTTCGAGTCGCTGGCGACCCAGGGCTTCTACACCGGCACCCGGTGCCACCGGCTGGCGGACAACGGTCTGTTCATGCTGCAGTGCGGCGACCCCACCGGCACCGGGGGCGGCGGGCCGGGCTACACCTTCGCCGACGAGGTGGATCCGAAGGCCGACTACCCCGCCGGGACGGTGGCGATGGCCAACGCAGGCCCGGACACCAACGGCTCGCAGTTCTTCCTCGTCTACCAGGACTCCCCGCTGCCGGCCGCCTACACCGTCTTCGGCCACCTCGACGACGCCTCCACCGCGGTGGTCGGCAGGATCGCGGCGGAGGGTCAGGACGGCTCGTGGGGGGACGGCACCGGCCGGCCGAACAACCTCGCCGCGATCACCGCGGTACGCCTCGGCTGA
- a CDS encoding F0F1 ATP synthase subunit epsilon, translating to MATSTLHVEVVSAERVIWSGEAVNIIARTVEGDIGILPGHSPVVALLEPSAVEIYTVEGNREVVAVDGGFISVAQGRVSVLSAFARLGREIDQHQAEKDYTAARERMEHESDDEETRERFNRARAQVRAAEKYTGQSSPGLAV from the coding sequence ATGGCCACGAGCACCCTCCACGTCGAGGTTGTCTCGGCCGAGCGCGTCATCTGGTCGGGCGAGGCGGTGAACATCATCGCCCGCACCGTGGAGGGTGACATCGGCATCCTGCCCGGACACTCGCCGGTGGTCGCCCTGCTGGAGCCGTCCGCCGTGGAGATCTACACCGTCGAGGGCAACCGTGAGGTGGTGGCCGTGGACGGCGGGTTCATCTCCGTCGCCCAGGGCCGGGTCTCGGTGCTGAGCGCGTTCGCCCGCCTCGGTCGGGAGATCGACCAGCACCAGGCCGAGAAGGACTACACGGCGGCCCGGGAGCGGATGGAACACGAGTCCGACGACGAGGAGACCCGGGAGCGCTTCAACCGGGCCCGCGCCCAGGTGCGCGCTGCGGAGAAGTACACCGGTCAGTCGAGCCCCGGGCTCGCGGTCTGA